One Conger conger chromosome 7, fConCon1.1, whole genome shotgun sequence genomic window, ACAGCTTAAACTAATATTTATCAAATTTTCCAAATCTGCTAAAATTGCTCAACCACTGTCCAGATGTACCAGGTTAAAGAGCCTTGCGGCAACCTGTAGCTCCTATTAGCAATTAGCAATAATAATGACAGTATTGAGTAGAAAAACTCTTGAACAAAAGCATCTCAAAAGCTCAATTTCTAGTCTTCAGCTTATGACAACATACATAAAAACCTTTCCTACCCATGGGTTTACAGGCCATGAAACAGCAATAGGTGAAATATGTTCCACACCTCATGAGTGAAAGTGGGATCATGTGTTCTAACATTACAGAGGTCACTGGGAAATGTTCACACACCCCACTGTGTACATATTTTTACAACCACCACagtgtcattaaacatgagcaTTTGCTCTGTGGACACAATCACCTCCCTACAGTTTagtcagacaactcacaattaattaaacaatgtttattgaggtttaatgtgaatgcaaactttggcatcGCCTCTGTCTCCCATCACTCCCTATTTTTAGCCCGTGAAAACGGGGAGGTGGCTACAACCAACTGATTTCACAAACAACATTTTACCTGCtaggttcagataataagctaattagtgaaatcaggtggtgtagcacacagtTGAAGcaaaagcctgcagacactgcggccctcaggacgtggagttgaggaGCGCTTTTCTAGGGTGACCATATattgcaggggtgtcaaactccagtcctggagggccgcagtgtctacaggtgtttgtggtttcctttcaatcagcagccaattaaggccttgagaacgaggtgtgtggactctttagccaatgaaagactttgaaatgtatctctcgtgctgaaacacaccaaaaaccagcagacactgcggccctccaggactggagtttgacacccctgatatattggattaaaaagaaaaagggcaaGGGTAGGGTGGGAATTATTAACAAAATACTAGGCTTATTTGTCAGTGAATATGCAGTCTATGGAACTAGCAAAACATAGCCAGACAATTTTAGGAATTTCGAAATCTGGCCTGGAGGGATGTTTCCGGTCCCAAAGAGAAGAAATGAAATGTCCCCCGTTTACAGAGTCCtctcatacagtatgtcacagCAGTAAAAACTGGCCACTGCTGTACAAGGAGCTATGAAGTCTGTGCACCCCTCTTGCCATTTTTGTGTGGCGCACAATGCACGCATTCAGTCAAATTCAAACACAGCAAAAGGTTAATTCAATTTATTCAATGATTTCATAAAATTATGTTGTGAACTCTTGGCATTGCTTACGGGCATGATGCAATGGCTCAGTGCGTTGTCTGTTCGCTTAAAGAGATCTCATGAAACAGACTTGACACATCACCCATATAATAAGTCTACACAGAAATCTTAAAATGTGCATGCCAATTACATTATGAGTTGTTATGCTCAAACAACTATTGTCTTTGTTCCTACGCTTAACTGGGTAAGTGGGACATTAAGCAATGTTATCCAGTTTGAGATCCATTAACAAGAAAAGATGTAGCTTTGCTTAGTTTATAGTGACCCCAGAATGCTTTCAAGCCTTTTGTGGTTACttcaaaaacatatatatttgtgCTATTATTTGTGAAAGCATATGCTATTGCCCTTTTCCACTGTTCTGATCATACTGTTTAAAATGTCTCTCTAAAATTATTTTGATAGTTTATCAAGTTTATCAAAGGGCAGCTTTTAGCCTTGCGGCTAAGGAACATGATTGGGACCAgaaaggtttgtggttcaagccccggcatACCACGACAAGATCCACacgaaggcccttaaccccacattgtcccctgctcagtctaatcaactgtaagtcacttcggataacatgtcagctaaataactgattaaatattattatggaTAAGCTCGGAAGGCGATGTCCACTGCACAAAGAGTGTCATTGTAAATGACTCTTGAGTGTAGCATCGCCACAGGACTCATTGACATTGGATGGGTGTCAGTAGCCAGGTTCTGCGATATCCGTCTCTCTGTGCCCCAGTGTGTGCAGCTCCCAGTCAGACAGCTGCCGCACAAACCCCCGGTTTGGCCTCATGTTGGTTTTGCATTTCAACACGTGTGCCCAGCTTTCCTGGAAAGTAACACACCCAGCACAAATAGCAAAGGGGAAATACTGAGTCTCAGTTTTCTTCACAAAGCCCgacataaaaacaaaagacaagATTCTACTTATTTCAAATATTTGGGTCACAGTCATATTCAGGCCTGAAAGCAAtatagtaaaaagaaaaaagaaaaaaatagctTCTTGTAAAACAATTGGATCATTGGTACAGTGGTACCGGAGGACATTTCTGATTTGAGATGACagaatttgatatattttgaaGGAAAGACAGTTTTGGTGATACTTGCCATCAGTGTAGATTTCAGGTGATGAATAAGGAAGGCTATTGTCAATGCACTACAACGGCTAATGCCATGACTTGAAAATATGAGGACTGCAGAGCCAGCATTGAGGTGGGTGTCTGAGGATATGAAAGGCAATGACAGCAGTTTATCTGTATATTTCATTATCAAAAATGATCAAAACTGACTTCTtctgaaaaaagtcaataatttattttcttactttCAATTTTGTGTAGGGATTTCTTAAAGTTCTCATGGTGTTTTTACAACTCATTAAATGTGTAATTTCTCATTTGTGATAAGCTACTTTAAACCACTAACACTTACCAATAAACTCACAAGCCTTCTCAAAAAAGCCATACAGATCCATCTCTATGGAATCTGCCACAGGAATGCGGAAAACTGCACAGGCGCTGCTCTCAAATCTGGTTTCAAACATATAAAGTATATTCAGCAAGGAGGCACAGCTGAGCTCAATGTTCATGAAGtaattttaaaatggcagctttTTTTAACCACAAGTAGCTGTTCACTCACACATCACTGGCAACTTCCGAGACATTGACGAGGGCTCTCAGTTTGAGCTGCTTATGCATGTGCTGATTGATTGCCTGTCTGTAATCACCCATATACAGCTGGCCAAGAAGGATCTCAACTGGATAGGGCTGCAAGTTCTCCAGTTCCTGCAAAGTCACGCCACGGACATAATGTTCACACTCACCAGCCTGGCAAAGTTATCAGCCAGGTCTGGAACAGCTGCTCACGTGCAGTAACTCTGGGGCACTTATGAacttatacagtgcagtccataagtatttggacagtggactctcctccagcacattggatttgaaaataaacaatgaatactaggttgaagtgcagactgtcacttgtccaaatacttatagacTACACTGTATTCTTGTCTTATTATTTCTTCTCTTTCATTGGAAGTCACTCAGGATAAGGATACTCTgccataaataaacataatgtagtgcaattataatattttatttctgaaatcaTGGACAGCGCCCCTTGACAAGCTGGCAATAGAAATGGTTTGACTGTTggtggaggtgggagttgaTGCTTTACCTGGAGGGTGTAAAGAATTTTCTGTGTTCGGAGGAAAGGGTACAGCGCTGAGAACCTCTCGTAGCCTCCTTTTAGAACATGAACAGGATGCCGGCTCGTTTTCGCCAGAGTGTCAGCACACTCAATAGCAGGACCTGCATGTACAGCACGCAACAATGACATATCtcaatattactgaaacaaccATGTGTTCAGTTAAGAGTATCCATATGTTGGCAAACACCATCAAGGTgtggtaatgcaaatatctgTTTGGATTATGTTTCTATAATCCAATGTGATAAATGACCAGACTTTGAGTGAACACATGCAATACtgtaaatgcattcattaacaaagcattgtTTGTGTGCTCAGTTTTGCTTTTGTTGTTCGAAATGCCAAACACCAGTGTAATAAAACTGAGAATGCAAAGACAGGCCAGGGTGTTCAGAAACTATTACCGGTGTCTACACATAACCAATTCCCCTTGGCTAATTGTTTTTCCCTTATCAACAAGAGGCCTGTGACTCAATTGACTGAAAAACTCATTGCAATTAATAAGCAGCATCTGACAAATGGGGTGTTGTAGAGGGAGTTATTAAGGCACAAACATTCTTACCTGAATCCTGTAGGGAGCAGCTGTTACTATCATACACCACACTATACCTCAAGCTTTCAACCTCCACATCAGCAGGCATTACAAACCTCCCCGTGGCATCCTGAAAAGAGCAGTGAGCCAGTTGCCCAGTGGTTAAGCCTTGTGAATGCACATTCAAAGCAATTGCAAAGTACTTCAAAGTTTATTGATGCAATGGAATGATACATTTGATTAAttgtataaataaaattaattgattaaaaatATTAGATAATTATAGCATCGGGTCAATATGGGATAATTAATCTATGAATAACAAGGCTGTTGTTTTTGCCAAGTACTTGGATTAATTCTGCGCATATGCTTTTCAAGCAATGTGAAAAGTGGTGTAAACAGCTTgtcactttcactttttaactGGTTTTCTATTATTTATATCAGTCTATGGTAAACCCATGATGGATGTGTCCTTTCCAATACATGCTATAAATTATCCACAAGCGTTTGTTCAGGCAGTGCAATTGGCAATTACCCATTTTGCTCTTCTTGCAGTGATGACATGGCTCTCGTTGTATTCGTCTTTAGTTCGTGCATCTGCAATCCAAAAAGCCCAAAGCAGTGTCCCACTGAATGTTTAAT contains:
- the styxl1 gene encoding serine/threonine/tyrosine-interacting-like protein 1 isoform X1 yields the protein MAGMVLCEATELYNIINQDIRVSRLSEFNYLCLIDARTKDEYNESHVITARRAKWDATGRFVMPADVEVESLRYSVVYDSNSCSLQDSGPAIECADTLAKTSRHPVHVLKGGYERFSALYPFLRTQKILYTLQELENLQPYPVEILLGQLYMGDYRQAINQHMHKQLKLRALVNVSEVASDVFESSACAVFRIPVADSIEMDLYGFFEKACEFIDTHLNAGSAVLIFSSHGISRCSALTIAFLIHHLKSTLMESWAHVLKCKTNMRPNRGFVRQLSDWELHTLGHRETDIAEPGY
- the styxl1 gene encoding serine/threonine/tyrosine-interacting-like protein 1 isoform X2, with product MHELKTNTTRAMSSLQEEQNGGQLAHCSFQDATGRFVMPADVEVESLRYSVVYDSNSCSLQDSGPAIECADTLAKTSRHPVHVLKGGYERFSALYPFLRTQKILYTLQELENLQPYPVEILLGQLYMGDYRQAINQHMHKQLKLRALVNVSEVASDVFESSACAVFRIPVADSIEMDLYGFFEKACEFIDTHLNAGSAVLIFSSHGISRCSALTIAFLIHHLKSTLMESWAHVLKCKTNMRPNRGFVRQLSDWELHTLGHRETDIAEPGY